From Candidatus Sphingomonas colombiensis, one genomic window encodes:
- a CDS encoding ferrous iron transporter B, with protein sequence MATLPLVALVGNPNAGKSALFNALTGARQKVGNYPGVTVERHSGRLALDDGRPIELLDLPGTYSLDPSSPDECVTRDVVTGVQSGERRPDALVVVVDAANLDNHLRFALQLTTLGVPMVVALNMIDLAERDGLTLDPEALSRELGVPVVPTVAVRKRGLDSLRHALTLAVDSKSAPHPATGGHEDIAALQRRARTISAAATLHETPVRRWTHMLDAVALHPVVGPILLLALLFVMFQAVFSWSEAPIGWIEDAFKALEAWVTSVMPDGILRSLISDGVIAGVGAVIVFLPQILILFLFILVLEASGYMVRAAFLMDRLMASVGLSGRAFIPLLSSFACAVPGIMATRTIDDEKDRLTTILIAPLMTCSARLPVYTIIIGAFIPNTKVLPFVGLQGLVLLGLYVMGIVGAFCAALFLRRTVTKGSSSGFMMEMPKYQWPRAGDIVIGLWSRALIFLKRAGTIIALTTIILWALLSFPRAPDGQSQVDHSIAGRIASGVEVVVKPIGFNRDIALALIPAMAAREVAVSAIGTVYAVDDAESEKGKGTIVENLRHRWSLPTALAFLMWFVFAPQCISTIAVTRRETNGWKWPLFMVGYLFVAAYVMAGITYWLAVAAGL encoded by the coding sequence ATGGCAACGCTCCCGCTGGTTGCGCTGGTCGGCAATCCTAATGCCGGCAAAAGCGCTCTTTTCAACGCGTTGACCGGCGCGCGACAGAAGGTCGGCAACTATCCCGGCGTCACGGTGGAGCGCCATTCCGGCCGGCTCGCGCTGGACGATGGCCGGCCGATCGAACTGCTCGATCTTCCAGGCACCTATAGTCTCGACCCCTCGTCCCCCGACGAATGCGTCACCCGCGACGTGGTGACCGGCGTGCAATCCGGTGAGCGGCGGCCCGATGCGCTGGTCGTCGTGGTGGACGCCGCCAATCTCGACAATCATCTGCGCTTCGCGCTCCAGCTGACCACGCTCGGCGTGCCGATGGTGGTGGCGCTCAACATGATCGATCTCGCCGAGCGCGACGGGCTTACGCTCGATCCGGAGGCCCTTTCGCGTGAGCTTGGCGTGCCGGTCGTGCCCACCGTCGCGGTGCGCAAGCGCGGGTTGGATAGCCTGCGCCACGCGCTGACGCTGGCGGTAGACAGCAAATCGGCGCCGCACCCGGCTACCGGCGGACATGAGGATATCGCGGCACTCCAGCGCCGCGCGCGCACGATCTCCGCTGCCGCGACGCTGCACGAAACCCCGGTGCGTCGCTGGACGCATATGCTCGATGCGGTAGCACTCCATCCGGTCGTCGGTCCGATCCTGCTCCTCGCGCTGCTGTTCGTGATGTTCCAGGCCGTGTTCAGCTGGTCCGAAGCGCCGATCGGCTGGATCGAAGATGCGTTCAAGGCGCTGGAGGCATGGGTCACCTCGGTGATGCCCGACGGCATATTGCGCTCGCTGATCAGCGATGGCGTGATCGCCGGCGTCGGCGCCGTGATCGTGTTCCTGCCGCAGATCCTGATCCTGTTTCTGTTCATCCTCGTGCTGGAGGCATCGGGCTATATGGTCCGCGCCGCCTTCCTGATGGACCGGCTGATGGCCAGCGTCGGCCTGTCGGGGCGCGCGTTCATCCCATTGCTCTCCAGCTTCGCCTGCGCGGTGCCCGGCATCATGGCGACGCGCACGATCGACGACGAGAAGGACCGGCTGACCACGATCCTGATCGCGCCGCTGATGACATGTTCGGCCCGGCTTCCGGTTTATACGATCATCATCGGCGCCTTCATTCCCAATACCAAAGTGCTGCCGTTCGTCGGCTTGCAGGGGCTGGTGCTGCTCGGCCTATATGTGATGGGCATCGTCGGTGCGTTTTGCGCGGCGTTGTTCCTGCGCCGCACCGTTACCAAGGGCTCATCCTCCGGCTTCATGATGGAGATGCCGAAATATCAGTGGCCGCGCGCGGGCGACATTGTGATCGGTCTATGGAGCCGCGCACTGATCTTCCTGAAGCGTGCCGGCACGATCATCGCGCTGACCACCATCATCCTGTGGGCGTTGCTCAGCTTCCCGCGCGCGCCGGATGGGCAGAGCCAGGTCGATCATTCGATCGCCGGCCGCATCGCAAGCGGGGTGGAGGTGGTCGTCAAACCGATCGGCTTCAACCGCGATATCGCGCTCGCGCTGATCCCGGCGATGGCAGCGCGCGAGGTCGCGGTATCGGCGATCGGCACCGTCTATGCGGTCGACGATGCTGAATCCGAAAAGGGCAAGGGCACGATCGTCGAGAATCTGCGCCATCGCTGGTCGCTGCCCACCGCACTCGCCTTTCTGATGTGGTTCGTCTTCGCGCCGCAATGCATCTCGACCATCGCGGTGACCCGGCGCGAGACGAACGGGTGGAAGTGGCCATTGTTCATGGTCGGCTATCTGTTCGTCGCTGCATATGTGATGGCAGGAATCACCTACTGGCTCGCAGTCGCTGCTGGGTTATAG
- a CDS encoding riboflavin synthase, with the protein MFTGIVSDVGTISAIESRGDLRVVVNTAYDTAGIDLGASISCSGVCLTVVDKAPGWFAVDVSGETASRTAQGQWSAGRRLNLERAMKLGEELGGHIVTGHVDGVAEVIEVSPDGDSKRITFRISSDLAPFLAAKGSVTVDGVSLTVNTVEDRADGTLFAINLIPHTQAVTTLGALVPGQPVNIEIDVLARYLQRMEHYRVKAG; encoded by the coding sequence ATGTTTACCGGGATCGTCTCCGACGTCGGCACCATCAGCGCGATTGAATCGCGCGGCGACCTGCGCGTGGTCGTCAACACCGCTTATGATACGGCCGGGATCGATCTCGGCGCCTCGATCTCCTGTTCGGGCGTGTGCCTGACGGTGGTGGACAAGGCCCCCGGCTGGTTCGCCGTCGACGTCTCGGGCGAAACCGCCAGCCGCACTGCGCAGGGCCAGTGGAGCGCGGGGCGCCGCCTCAACCTCGAACGCGCGATGAAGCTCGGTGAGGAACTCGGCGGCCATATCGTGACCGGCCATGTGGACGGCGTCGCCGAGGTGATCGAGGTATCTCCCGACGGCGATTCAAAACGCATCACCTTTCGTATTTCCAGCGATCTCGCGCCGTTCCTCGCCGCCAAGGGCTCGGTAACGGTCGATGGCGTATCGCTCACCGTCAACACCGTCGAAGATCGCGCCGACGGCACATTGTTCGCGATCAACCTGATTCCCCACACCCAGGCGGTAACCACGCTGGGCGCGCTAGTGCCCGGCCAGCCGGTCAATATCGAGATCGACGTCCTCGCCCGCTACCTCCAACGCATGGAACATTATCGTGTCAAAGCCGGCTGA
- the hisC gene encoding histidinol-phosphate transaminase: MTNAPVPKPWIMEIAPYIPGRSTTDDGRKVAKLSSNENPLGTSPRAREAFASAATSLERYPDASATELRDVLAARHGLDPARIIYGNGSDEILHLATGAFAGPGDEVIYVNYGFAVYPIATRRVGATPVVARDKDYATDVDAILAAVTPRTRIVFVANPNNPTGTYAPRAEIERLHAGLRPDILLVLDHAYAEYIDGDHDDGGMTLAERASNVLVTRTFSKMYGLAAERIGWGYASAPIIEAMHRIRLPFSITIAGTAAAVAAVGDTDFVAHTRAHNAQWRAWFADEIAKLGNAGLRAIPSQANFILVLFEGELTAEAAYKGLMDAGYIVRWLPGQGLPHGLRITIGTEDETKGVIAALRHLSGTD; the protein is encoded by the coding sequence ATGACGAACGCACCTGTGCCCAAACCGTGGATCATGGAAATCGCCCCGTATATTCCGGGACGCTCGACAACCGACGATGGCCGGAAGGTCGCGAAGCTCTCGTCGAACGAAAATCCGCTCGGCACCAGCCCGCGCGCGCGGGAGGCTTTCGCCAGCGCGGCAACCAGCCTCGAACGCTACCCGGATGCCAGCGCGACCGAATTGCGCGATGTGCTCGCCGCACGCCATGGCCTCGATCCCGCGCGGATCATCTATGGCAATGGATCGGACGAGATACTGCATCTCGCCACCGGCGCCTTCGCCGGGCCGGGCGATGAGGTGATCTACGTAAATTACGGCTTCGCGGTGTACCCGATCGCCACCCGCCGCGTCGGCGCGACGCCGGTGGTGGCGCGCGACAAGGATTATGCGACTGATGTCGACGCGATCCTCGCCGCCGTCACGCCGCGCACCCGCATCGTGTTCGTCGCCAATCCGAACAACCCCACCGGCACCTATGCGCCGCGGGCCGAAATCGAGCGGCTTCATGCCGGGCTGCGCCCCGATATCCTGCTCGTGCTCGATCACGCTTATGCCGAATATATCGACGGGGATCATGACGACGGCGGGATGACGCTGGCGGAACGCGCGTCGAACGTGCTCGTCACGCGCACCTTCTCCAAGATGTACGGCCTCGCCGCAGAGCGGATCGGCTGGGGTTATGCCTCCGCGCCGATCATCGAGGCGATGCACCGCATCCGCCTGCCTTTTTCGATCACCATCGCCGGCACGGCGGCGGCGGTGGCGGCGGTCGGCGACACGGATTTCGTCGCCCATACCCGCGCGCACAATGCACAATGGCGCGCGTGGTTCGCGGATGAGATCGCGAAGCTTGGTAATGCCGGGCTACGCGCGATCCCGAGTCAGGCGAACTTCATCCTCGTCCTGTTCGAGGGCGAATTGACCGCCGAGGCCGCTTACAAGGGGCTGATGGACGCGGGCTATATCGTCCGCTGGCTGCCGGGGCAGGGGCTGCCGCACGGCCTGCGCATCACGATCGGCACCGAGGATGAGACCAAGGGCGTGATCGCCGCGCTGCGTCATCTTAGCGGCACCGACTGA
- a CDS encoding FeoA family protein: protein MLVSVPSLESLPLGQRATIAAIAWDQLAAPEARRLREFGFDEGVAVEVLHRATLGRGPIACRIGRMTVALRRKVAATVTVTLA, encoded by the coding sequence GTGCTCGTGTCCGTTCCCAGCCTCGAATCGCTGCCGTTGGGTCAGCGCGCGACGATCGCCGCGATTGCGTGGGATCAGCTTGCCGCGCCGGAAGCCCGACGGCTACGCGAATTCGGATTCGATGAGGGTGTCGCGGTCGAGGTGCTGCATCGCGCGACATTGGGCCGCGGCCCGATCGCATGCCGCATCGGCCGGATGACGGTGGCGCTGCGTCGCAAGGTCGCCGCCACGGTAACGGTGACGCTGGCGTAA
- a CDS encoding COQ9 family protein codes for MSNLADATLDEIRAALAPRIAVNAAFDGWAAQARDLAAEAAGVDRDIAALALPDAPAMIDAWFATIDAAMLEKVPAEHCAKLKIRERIAALVGARIDAVASHRESLRRALAILALPQNIATGARLAWRTVDAIWHAAGDTATDYNHYTKRTILLGVYAATITILLDDESEGHAETRAFLSRRIDGIMRFEKAKAGFLRRAQHRPSLSRFVGRLRYPVV; via the coding sequence ATGAGCAACCTGGCAGATGCCACCCTCGACGAAATCCGCGCCGCGCTCGCGCCTCGCATCGCCGTCAATGCCGCATTCGACGGATGGGCCGCACAGGCGCGCGATCTAGCGGCCGAAGCTGCGGGGGTCGATCGCGATATCGCGGCACTCGCACTGCCGGATGCGCCCGCGATGATCGACGCATGGTTCGCGACGATCGACGCGGCGATGCTGGAGAAGGTGCCGGCCGAGCATTGCGCGAAGCTCAAGATCCGTGAGCGGATCGCCGCGCTCGTTGGCGCGCGGATCGATGCGGTCGCGTCGCATCGTGAATCATTGCGCCGCGCGCTAGCGATCCTCGCCTTGCCGCAAAATATCGCCACCGGCGCGCGTTTGGCATGGCGAACGGTCGACGCGATCTGGCACGCGGCAGGCGACACCGCGACCGACTATAATCACTATACCAAGCGCACCATCCTGCTCGGCGTTTATGCCGCGACGATCACGATCTTGCTCGATGACGAGAGCGAAGGTCACGCGGAAACCCGCGCCTTCCTGTCGCGGCGGATCGACGGGATCATGCGCTTCGAGAAAGCCAAGGCTGGCTTCCTGCGCCGTGCGCAACATCGCCCCAGCCTGTCGCGTTTCGTCGGACGGCTGCGCTACCCGGTGGTGTAA
- the ssb gene encoding single-stranded DNA-binding protein, protein MAGSVNKVILVGNLGRDPESRSFQNGGKVVNLRIATSDQWKDKNTGERKERTEWHSVAIFNEGLANVAERFLRKGSKVYIEGQLQTRKWQDQQGQDRYSTEIVLQGFNSVLTMLDGPQGSGGGSGGGGMSGGGRDDWGGGGDDFGGAPGGGGRSGGGNKAGGGGFGQSRGGFADDLDDDVPF, encoded by the coding sequence ATGGCAGGCAGCGTCAACAAGGTAATTCTCGTCGGCAATCTGGGGCGCGATCCCGAATCGCGCTCGTTTCAGAACGGCGGCAAGGTGGTCAACCTCCGCATCGCGACCAGCGATCAGTGGAAGGATAAGAACACCGGCGAGCGCAAGGAGCGCACGGAATGGCATTCGGTCGCGATCTTCAACGAGGGTCTCGCGAACGTCGCCGAGCGTTTCCTGCGCAAGGGTTCGAAGGTCTATATCGAGGGCCAGCTCCAGACGCGTAAGTGGCAGGATCAGCAGGGTCAGGACCGCTATTCCACCGAAATCGTGCTGCAAGGCTTCAACAGCGTGCTGACGATGCTCGATGGCCCACAGGGTTCGGGCGGCGGCTCCGGCGGCGGCGGGATGAGCGGCGGCGGTCGTGACGATTGGGGCGGCGGCGGCGACGATTTCGGCGGCGCGCCTGGTGGTGGCGGTCGCAGCGGCGGCGGGAACAAAGCCGGCGGTGGCGGTTTCGGTCAGAGTCGCGGTGGTTTCGCCGACGATCTGGACGACGACGTACCGTTCTAA
- the ribH gene encoding 6,7-dimethyl-8-ribityllumazine synthase, translated as MARILIVEARFYDHLNDMLIAGARAAIEGAGHQAEVITVPGALEVPGAIAMAAETGRYDGYVALGVVIRGETYHFEIVSNESARGIMALTMDGLPIGNGILTTENEEQAIRRADPAQLDKGGGAAEAALAMLKLRELFG; from the coding sequence ATGGCCCGCATCCTCATCGTCGAAGCGCGCTTCTACGATCATCTGAACGACATGCTGATCGCCGGCGCGCGCGCCGCGATCGAGGGCGCGGGGCATCAGGCGGAAGTCATCACCGTCCCCGGTGCGCTGGAAGTGCCGGGTGCGATCGCGATGGCGGCCGAAACCGGGCGCTATGACGGCTATGTCGCGCTGGGCGTAGTGATCCGGGGCGAGACCTATCATTTCGAGATCGTCTCGAACGAAAGCGCGCGTGGGATCATGGCGCTGACGATGGATGGCCTGCCGATCGGCAACGGCATCCTCACCACGGAGAACGAGGAGCAGGCGATCCGGCGCGCCGATCCGGCGCAGCTCGACAAGGGCGGCGGCGCGGCCGAAGCGGCACTCGCGATGCTCAAGCTGCGCGAGCTGTTCGGCTGA
- the ribB gene encoding 3,4-dihydroxy-2-butanone-4-phosphate synthase: MSKPAELARLRHAFLSSPEEIIEEAKNGRMFILVDDEDRENEGDLVIPAQMATPEKINFMAKHGRGLICLALTKARVDQLGLGLMSRHNGTRHETAFTVSIEARDGVTTGISAADRARTVAVAIDASKSREEIVTPGHVFPLVARDGGVLVRAGHTEAAVDVSRLAGLNPSGVICEIMNEDGTMSRLDDLVAFAQLHNLKIGTIRDLIAYRRRHDHLVQKQAEMTFESRWGGTWRGITFFNKATGDETIALVKGRIDPAKPTLVRMHTASFFVDMFGEQSDRSGLLSRSMEMIGEEGAGVIVVINRPMQGAVTRFMKARAEGKGPGEPEIEELRDYGVGAQILAELGVEEMVLLTNTHHALIGLEGYGLSIVAERPITGVGAA; encoded by the coding sequence GTGTCAAAGCCGGCTGAACTCGCGCGTCTGCGCCACGCTTTCCTGTCTTCGCCCGAAGAGATCATCGAAGAGGCGAAGAACGGCCGAATGTTCATCCTCGTCGATGACGAGGATCGCGAGAATGAGGGCGATCTGGTGATCCCGGCGCAGATGGCGACGCCGGAAAAGATCAATTTCATGGCCAAGCACGGGCGCGGGCTGATCTGTCTCGCGCTCACCAAGGCGCGGGTCGATCAGCTCGGGCTCGGGCTGATGAGCCGTCATAACGGCACGCGGCACGAAACCGCCTTCACCGTCTCGATCGAGGCGCGCGACGGCGTTACCACCGGCATTTCGGCAGCCGATCGCGCCCGCACCGTGGCGGTGGCGATCGACGCGTCGAAGAGCCGCGAGGAGATCGTGACCCCGGGTCACGTCTTCCCACTCGTCGCGCGCGACGGCGGTGTGCTCGTCCGCGCCGGCCATACCGAGGCGGCGGTCGACGTTTCACGGCTCGCCGGGCTCAATCCATCGGGCGTGATCTGCGAGATCATGAACGAGGACGGCACGATGTCGCGGCTGGACGATCTCGTCGCCTTCGCGCAGCTTCATAACCTCAAGATCGGCACGATCCGCGATCTGATCGCCTATCGCCGCCGCCACGATCATCTCGTCCAGAAACAGGCGGAGATGACGTTCGAATCGCGCTGGGGCGGCACCTGGCGGGGTATCACCTTCTTCAACAAGGCGACCGGCGACGAGACGATCGCGCTTGTGAAGGGCCGGATCGATCCCGCCAAGCCCACGCTGGTGCGGATGCACACCGCAAGCTTCTTCGTCGACATGTTCGGCGAACAATCCGATCGCTCGGGGCTGCTGTCACGCTCGATGGAGATGATCGGGGAAGAGGGCGCGGGCGTGATCGTGGTGATCAACCGCCCGATGCAGGGCGCCGTCACGCGTTTCATGAAGGCGCGCGCGGAGGGCAAGGGCCCCGGCGAGCCGGAGATCGAGGAACTGCGCGATTACGGCGTCGGCGCGCAGATTCTCGCCGAGCTGGGGGTGGAAGAAATGGTGCTTCTCACCAACACCCATCACGCGCTGATCGGGCTGGAGGGCTATGGCCTGTCGATCGTCGCAGAGCGACCGATCACCGGTGTCGGCGCGGCGTAA
- a CDS encoding alkene reductase — MPSLFDPIALGAINAPNRIIMAPLTRTRATEGHVPTDLMIEYYRQRAGAGLIISEATGISRQGLGWPNAPGLWLDSHVEAWKPVTEAVHRANGRIVAQLWHMGRLARPDVSGLQSLAPSPLRAPYAVPEKNPYDTPRPATLDDIRQTLDDYAAAARNALAAGFDGVQIHSANGYFIDEFLRDGTNLRDDDYGGPPENRIRLLREVTERVIAEVGAGRTSVRLSPNGESQGADDSDPASIFVPVARLLDSLGIGFLELREQSPEGTFGSSEVPKLSPQIREAFTRPLVLNQDYSLAGAQADLDSGLADAISWGRLFIANPDLVERFRHEAPLNEPNPKTFYRPGPEGYVDYPALEESAA; from the coding sequence ATGCCCAGTCTGTTCGATCCGATCGCGCTAGGCGCGATAAATGCGCCAAATCGTATCATCATGGCGCCGCTGACGCGCACCCGCGCCACCGAAGGCCATGTGCCGACCGATCTGATGATCGAATATTATCGCCAGCGCGCGGGCGCTGGCTTGATCATCAGCGAGGCGACCGGGATCAGCCGGCAGGGGCTGGGTTGGCCCAACGCGCCGGGGCTGTGGCTCGACAGCCATGTCGAGGCGTGGAAGCCGGTGACCGAGGCGGTGCACCGCGCCAATGGCCGGATCGTCGCGCAGCTCTGGCATATGGGGCGGCTCGCGCGGCCCGATGTGAGCGGGCTGCAATCGCTGGCCCCGTCGCCGTTGCGCGCGCCTTATGCGGTGCCGGAGAAGAATCCCTATGATACGCCGCGCCCCGCGACGCTGGACGATATCCGCCAGACACTGGACGATTATGCCGCCGCCGCGCGCAACGCGCTGGCCGCCGGGTTCGACGGTGTGCAGATCCACAGCGCCAACGGCTATTTCATCGATGAATTTCTGCGTGACGGCACGAATCTGCGCGACGACGATTATGGCGGGCCGCCGGAAAACCGCATCCGCCTGCTGCGCGAAGTGACGGAACGGGTGATCGCCGAGGTCGGCGCGGGCCGCACTTCGGTACGGCTCTCCCCCAACGGTGAATCGCAGGGCGCGGATGACAGCGATCCGGCGAGCATATTCGTGCCGGTCGCGCGATTGCTCGATTCGCTCGGCATCGGCTTTCTCGAACTACGCGAGCAATCGCCAGAGGGGACATTCGGCAGCAGCGAGGTGCCCAAGCTCAGCCCGCAGATTCGCGAGGCGTTCACCCGCCCGCTGGTGCTGAACCAGGACTATTCGCTGGCCGGTGCTCAGGCCGATCTCGATTCGGGGCTGGCGGATGCGATCAGCTGGGGGCGGTTGTTCATCGCCAATCCCGATCTGGTCGAACGCTTCCGGCACGAGGCGCCGCTCAACGAGCCGAATCCGAAGACCTTCTACCGGCCGGGCCCGGAAGGTTATGTCGATTATCCCGCGCTGGAAGAATCCGCCGCCTGA
- a CDS encoding PAS domain-containing protein yields MSLYDLAGAREDGVLDDLVRFASQLCEAPVALVSVVEEQFQRFLARFGTDLTETPRSQSFCAHAMHGYSVMEVPDATRDPRFAANPLVTAAPFIRFYAGAPLVTADGLPLGALCVIDDKPRSALTPFQRDGMAILASTALGRLEKRRTAREALHTRAALADSEIRFRTLADTMPQIVWSARADGDTDYSNARWYEYTGTKEGDVAGDAWSTMFHPDDQPRARQLWAHSITTGEPYQIEYRLRHHDGEYRWVLGRALPIRDAEGRISRWFGTCTDIHAQKLALEEREVISQELAHRIKNIFSVVAGLIQFTARIHPEFVPAAADLRERVTALGRAHDFVRPHSAESQSELRIDSLHGLLAQLFEPYQAAGRSRITVSGGEITIDDRAATPIALLFHELATNATKYGALSLDDGAVAIEVVTDPATTRLLWRESGGPPVDAPAGDGGFGSRLIELSVVRQLGGSVRRDWHRDGLAVEIEVPSASLSRAG; encoded by the coding sequence ATGTCGCTCTACGATCTCGCCGGTGCGCGAGAGGATGGCGTTCTCGACGATCTCGTGCGCTTCGCCAGCCAGCTGTGCGAAGCGCCGGTCGCGCTGGTCAGTGTGGTGGAGGAGCAATTCCAGCGCTTCCTCGCCCGGTTCGGCACCGATCTGACCGAAACGCCGCGCAGCCAGTCGTTCTGCGCCCATGCGATGCACGGCTACAGCGTGATGGAGGTGCCGGACGCGACGCGCGATCCGCGCTTCGCCGCCAATCCGCTGGTCACCGCCGCCCCGTTCATCCGCTTCTACGCCGGCGCGCCGCTCGTCACCGCGGATGGCCTGCCGCTGGGGGCACTGTGCGTCATCGACGACAAGCCACGCAGCGCGCTCACCCCATTCCAGCGTGACGGAATGGCGATCCTCGCATCCACCGCTCTCGGCCGGTTGGAGAAACGCCGCACCGCGCGCGAGGCGCTCCACACGCGCGCCGCTCTGGCCGACAGCGAGATCCGTTTCCGAACGCTGGCCGATACGATGCCGCAGATCGTGTGGTCCGCGCGGGCCGACGGCGACACCGATTATTCAAACGCCCGCTGGTATGAATATACGGGGACGAAAGAGGGCGATGTCGCGGGCGACGCGTGGAGCACGATGTTCCACCCCGACGATCAGCCGCGCGCGCGCCAACTCTGGGCCCATAGCATCACCACCGGCGAGCCGTATCAGATCGAATATCGCCTGCGCCATCATGATGGCGAATATCGCTGGGTGCTGGGCCGAGCGCTGCCGATCCGTGATGCGGAGGGGCGCATCTCCCGCTGGTTCGGCACCTGCACCGATATCCACGCGCAGAAGCTGGCGCTGGAAGAGCGCGAGGTGATCAGCCAGGAGCTGGCGCATCGCATCAAGAACATCTTCTCGGTGGTCGCCGGGCTCATCCAGTTCACCGCGCGCATCCACCCCGAATTCGTCCCCGCCGCCGCAGATCTGCGCGAACGCGTGACGGCGCTGGGGCGTGCGCACGATTTCGTCCGCCCGCACAGCGCCGAGTCACAGTCCGAACTTCGGATCGACAGCCTGCACGGATTGCTCGCGCAATTGTTCGAGCCGTATCAGGCCGCGGGCCGTTCGCGCATCACCGTCTCCGGCGGCGAGATCACGATTGACGATCGCGCGGCCACCCCGATCGCATTGCTGTTTCACGAACTCGCCACCAACGCGACCAAATATGGCGCGCTATCGCTCGATGACGGCGCCGTTGCGATCGAAGTCGTCACCGATCCCGCGACGACGCGCCTGCTGTGGCGCGAAAGTGGCGGCCCGCCGGTCGACGCTCCGGCAGGCGATGGCGGATTCGGCAGCAGATTGATCGAATTGAGCGTGGTGCGGCAACTCGGCGGCAGCGTCCGCCGCGATTGGCATCGCGATGGGCTTGCGGTGGAAATCGAAGTGCCGAGCGCCTCGCTCAGCCGCGCGGGCTGA
- a CDS encoding DMT family transporter, with protein sequence MHQASPPRKAILRPSSAAIAFIALLIGNIALAFGPWFVRMTDVGPVAAGFWRITLAAPILLLLARASGSRPFTEARGLWWVLGASGLLFAGDLATWHIGIHHTKLANATLFGNCASLIYPIYGFFIARAWPSRTQGAALLLALIGAAVLMGRSAEMSAENLVGDLFCMVAGILYAAYFIFMARARATMKPLPALALSSVAASLPLLIVAIAMGEQVMPANWTPLITLALVSQVFGQGLMIYALGALSPLVIGLALLTQPIVAAAIGWSVYGERLGLLDLFGAVMIAIALVLVRRASGGDKAAS encoded by the coding sequence ATGCATCAGGCGAGTCCCCCAAGAAAAGCTATCCTCAGGCCAAGCAGCGCCGCAATCGCCTTCATCGCTCTGTTGATCGGCAATATCGCGCTCGCTTTCGGGCCGTGGTTCGTGCGGATGACAGATGTCGGCCCGGTCGCGGCGGGATTCTGGCGCATCACGCTCGCCGCGCCGATCCTGCTACTGCTCGCTCGCGCCAGTGGCAGCCGGCCGTTTACCGAGGCGCGCGGATTATGGTGGGTACTCGGCGCCTCGGGGCTGCTGTTCGCCGGCGACCTCGCGACCTGGCATATCGGCATCCATCATACCAAGCTCGCCAATGCCACCTTGTTCGGCAATTGCGCGTCGCTGATCTACCCGATCTATGGCTTTTTCATCGCGCGTGCCTGGCCCAGCCGCACGCAGGGCGCCGCCCTGCTGCTCGCGCTGATCGGTGCGGCGGTGCTGATGGGACGCTCCGCGGAGATGTCGGCCGAAAATCTCGTCGGCGATCTTTTCTGCATGGTCGCCGGCATCCTCTACGCTGCCTATTTCATCTTCATGGCGCGCGCGCGGGCGACGATGAAACCACTCCCGGCGCTCGCTTTATCTTCCGTTGCCGCCAGCCTGCCGCTGCTGATCGTCGCGATCGCAATGGGTGAACAGGTAATGCCCGCGAACTGGACCCCGCTTATCACGCTGGCGCTGGTCAGCCAGGTATTCGGGCAGGGGCTGATGATCTACGCGCTTGGCGCGCTCAGCCCGCTGGTGATCGGACTGGCGCTGCTCACCCAACCGATCGTCGCCGCGGCGATCGGCTGGAGCGTCTATGGCGAACGGCTCGGCCTGCTCGATCTGTTCGGCGCGGTGATGATCGCGATCGCGCTGGTACTGGTGCGTCGCGCCTCGGGCGGTGATAAGGCTGCATCATGA
- a CDS encoding response regulator produces MGKTALIVEDEIFVALDLERILTDAGYSVAAIAADEAEALAAAPDCCAAFVDVNLRDGATGPSIAERIAREHGVKVVFVTANPAQIAVEGVALGYIRKPFSEGAIRAAAALAFDGVASGDNDFVEFSPRG; encoded by the coding sequence ATGGGCAAGACCGCGCTGATCGTCGAGGATGAGATTTTCGTTGCGCTGGATCTGGAACGGATCCTGACGGACGCAGGCTATAGCGTCGCGGCGATCGCCGCCGATGAGGCGGAGGCGCTGGCCGCAGCGCCGGATTGTTGCGCAGCATTCGTCGACGTAAATTTGCGTGATGGCGCGACCGGCCCATCGATCGCGGAGCGCATCGCGCGCGAACATGGGGTGAAAGTGGTGTTCGTCACCGCGAATCCCGCGCAGATCGCCGTCGAGGGCGTTGCTCTCGGCTATATCCGCAAGCCTTTCAGTGAAGGCGCGATTCGCGCCGCGGCCGCGCTGGCGTTCGACGGCGTGGCTTCTGGCGACAATGATTTCGTCGAGTTCAGCCCGCGCGGCTGA